GGATGCTCGCAGACATCGCGTAAAAGCGAATGGCCTGCTGTTCGCCTTGAGCCAATGCCAGATCGGTGATAGCGCGGGTAAGGCGGCCATTGCCATCATCGAAGGGGTGCAGGGTCACGAACCAGAAGTGGGCGATGCCGGCACGCAGAAAGGGGTCGAGCCCGGTATCGCTGCGGCTGCTCTCGAACCAGGCGAGAAAGTCCGCCAGTTGTGCTTCCAGCCCGGCGCGGGGTGGGGCCTCGAAATGCACGGTCGGGCGGTCGATACGACCGGAAACCACCTGCCTAGGCTCTTCGCCGCGCAGTGCGCCGATGCGCAGTGGCTGAGCCAGCAGTTGGTCGTCGCTGGGGAATAGCCAGCGGTGCCAGGTGAACAATCGCTGTATATCCAGCGGCTGTTGATGCGTATGAGTGGCATCGAGCAGCAGCTCTACCAACCCTTCGGAACGGGAGGTGGTGCGGCCTGCTTCGTTCAGCCCCAGGCGCTTTGCCAGCGATGAGCGCACCGAGTCGACATTCAGTTTTTCACCCTCGATGGCAGAGGAGGTGAGGATGTTCTGCAGCATGGCATCCAGGCTGCTCTGTGCTTCGGTATCGCTGCCCACCGCGCCGAGCATGCCGAGCAAGCGCCCTTGTGCCTGGGTGCAGGCGCGCAGCAGCGGGGCAAGCGCTTCGGTTTGCCAACCGAAGTGCGGCCAGTCGGGCTGCTGCCAGATCCAGAGCGGGTCATTCATAAGGCTGTTCATCTGTGAGCCGATTAACGAGCCTATTCGGCTCATTGGGTGAGCCGATAATGGCGGTTATTCGGCTCAGTGTCCAATCGTCCCTTGCTCTATAACCTGCCGCGTTCAGTGTGGATTCGCATGTGGGCAGCAGCTACTCGGAGCGGCTAATCGCTTCGCACCCCTGGCCGTCGCTAGCCGCTGTCCTGCAAGTCGCGAGGCAGGACGAGCATCTGCTCGCCCTGCCTCGGCCTTGCGCTCAACGAGCTGCCTGGGTTTTTTCCACCGCCTGGATGATCACCTTGGCCACGTCGGCCGGGCGTGACTGCTGCGGCACGTGGCTGGCGGCGAGCTCGGTGGTCTGCGCGCCGATCTTCTTGGCGAAGTCGCGCTGCATCTCCGGCACGATCATGCGGTCATCGCTGGCGACGATGTACCAGGACGGTTTCTGCTGCCAGGCCGCGACGCTGGTGCGCTCATCGAAGGCGGCTGCGCGGATGGGGCCCTGCGTGGCGGCCATCACCGCGGTCTGCTCGGCCGGCAGATCCTGGGCGAAGTCGGTGGCCATGCCCTGGGGCGTCAGGTACAGGAAGCCATTCTTGTCCGCCGCGATCTGGCTCGAGCCCGGCGCGGTGCGATAACCCTCGTAGAGCTCCTTGCTGGCCTGGCCGACGTTCGGGGCAAAGGCCGCGACATACACCAGGCTGCGCACCTTCTCGTCGGCGCCGGCCTGGCTGATCACCGTGCCGCCCCAGGAGTGGCCGACCAGTACCACGTCGCCTTCCTGATTGTTCAGTACGCGCTGCGTGGCAGCTACGTCGTCGGCCAGCGAGGTCAGCGGGTTCTGCACGACGGTGACTTTGATTCCTTTGTTCTGCAAAAGCGGCACGACCTTGGCCCAGTCGGAGCCGTCAGCGAAGGCGCCGTGGACGATGACCACCGACGCTTTGCTCTCGGCCGCCTGGCTGCTGGCGGTGAAGAGGGGGCTGGCGATGGCGAGTGCGAGGATGAGGGGCTTGGCGTTGAACATGATTGAATCTCCTGTGCTTGGGGGAGTTCAGTGTCGATAATGCGCCGGTGTCGCGGTATCGGTCGTTTATCCGAGGCGGGCGAAAAAAGGAGAGCTGCAATGCAGGTGAATGACGCCGTCGCGCTCGAAGACGCCATGCTGGCCCTAGCCATGGTGGGTGACCTGAGCATGGGCCAGCCCATCGATCAGTCGCGCCGCACCGCGCGTCTGGCGCAATGGCTGGTGCAGGCCTGTGGCGGCAATCAGGCGCAAGTCGATGCGGCGCGGCAAGTGGCGCTGTTGCGTTGGTCCGGTTGTACCGCCAACGCCGATGGCTTCATGCGGCTGTTCGGGGATGACGTCGGCGGGCGCCGTGACATGCTCGCGCACACTCTGGATGCGGCCGGCCAGCGCGCCATGCTGCGTACTACACCCTTGGCCGTGGTGCACTGCGAAGTGGCCGGCGAGGTGGCCCGCACGCTCGACCTGCCGGCGGAGGTGGAGGTGGGGTTGCGGCATATCTTCGAGTGCTTCGATGGCAGCGGCCGGCCGCTGGGCCTGCGTCACCCCGACATCCCCGAGGTGGTCTATCCGGTGGTGCTGGCCGGCGATCTGGAAATCCTCTCGCGCGTGCATGGCCTGGAAGCAGCATTGCAGTGGATCGGCGCCCAGGGCGATCGGCGTTACCCGGCCGCGCTGGTGGCCGAGCTCACCCGCCAGGCAGCCGACTGGCTGCACGCCCTGCGCTCGCCAGAGGGCAGCCAGGCCACCAGCGGCGCGGCGGTTGCCCTGACTCTGGTGGGCGATGTGATCGACCTCAAGCTGCCCTGGCTGGCCGGTCATTCACGCCAGGCCGCAAGCCTGGTGCGCGATGCCGGCTGGCTCTGGGGCTTGCCCGAGCCGCGTATCGAGCTGCTGGCCAAGGCGGCATTGATCCATGGCCTGGGCCGTGCGGCGGTGCCCAATCGAATCTGGAGCACACCCGGCCCGCTGCTCGACGGTGACCTCGAATCGGTGCGCCTGGTGCCGTACTGGACGCACCGTGCCTGCAGCCAGATCGGCGGCCTGAGCGAGGTCGGGCAACTGGCCGCGCATGCCTACGAGCGGCTCGATGGCAGTGGTTATTTCCGTTCTTTGAGCGGCGACGCCCTGGGCGCCGAACACCGCCTGCTGAGCGCTGCGCTGGCCTGGCAGGCACTGCGCAGCGAGCGCCCATGGCGCGCTGCATTCAGCGATGGCCAGGCCGCCCGATTGCTGCAGGACGAGGCCGAGCAGGGCCGCTTCGACCCACGCGCCTGCCAGGCGGTGATCAATGCCGCACACGGCGAACAGGCGCCGCTGGCCAGCAAGCCCGGCAACGGTCTGCTCAGCGAGCGCGAGACGCAGATTCTGCAGCGCATCAGCAGCGGGGCGAGCAACAAGGAAGTGGCGCGCGACCTGGGCATCAGCCCGAGCACGGTGCGTACCCATGTCGAGAGCGTGTTTCGCAAGCTGCAGTGTTCGACGCGTGCGGCTGCGACCTTGAAGGCGCTGACGCTAGGGGTGATCTGAGGCGGCGAATCAGTCGCCCCCGCCATCACCGCCCGAGCCGAAATCCCCGTCGCCGAATCCTGGGCTGGAGTCCTGCCCGCTCAGGCCACTGCGTTTTCTGCCATGAGGGCGGCGTCTTGGCCGCGAGCGTTGCCAGGAATAGATGAAGAGCACCACGAATGTGATGGCGATCAGCGGCAGAATATCCATGCATGTTCCCCCTGCTACACAGGTACCGATTGCTGGTCTGATACAGCTCGGCCATTTCCAGTTGCGTCAACCAGGGCTGACCCTCCATGTCGCGCAATTTGAACTGCGCCAGGCCGCCTTCCGTGCTGTAGAGAATCGGGTCGCTATTGGCCATGTCAACCACTCACCTCCGGGTCATCCGTAAACGATGCTTGTTGCCAAGGGGGGGGCGGCGTGTAGCCGCATTCATTGCCACCCCAACGTTATAAGAAGCTCATATTCCCGGGCAACAGAAACGAAGAAGCCCGCACGATGGCGGGCTTCTGAAATGGCGCATCCGGCGGGATTCGAACCCACGACCCCTCCTTCGGAGGGCAATGCGGTACAGATATTTAGGTTGGCGGCAAAGGTTCAAAAATGCCTCTAAGTACTGTCCTGCATGGCTTTGGCCTTATCTCGCTGCCTGCAGTTTATAGCTCTTAGCGGTATCTAAGGGTGGTTATCTAGGGCACAAAAAACGAAATGGGCCCCAGCGATTTTGACACCTAGCCAGCCCCTAGCTCGTCCTGCCGCCTTCTCACCGAACCTGAATTTTGACAAGCGCCTGGCGGCCTACGGGCAGCGACTTAGCCCAGCATGGTCATAGGTATTAACACTATCACTAAGGCCTGCCGCTTTGGGCTTCCTCGCGTCCACACAAACCCGTTTTGTTGCCCTCTGCTGTTGCTTTACATATAGGCAACCCAGGAGTGCGCAGGCCCCAACGTTAGCGATACTTTTCTGGTGGAAGACTCTACCCTCGCAGGGGCCAAGGCCGTGCAAGATGCGTCGAGGTTAGTGCGGCAGCTAGCTCACTCGTCCTTGGCGTTTGTCTCGGCGGAGACCTTGTCAAACGACTCCCAGTGGCCAACCAGCTCATCTACGCGATCAGGGATGCGTGGAGTTTTACTGAGCACCAGGCAACGGGTAGTGCCTACGTACTCTTCAAGCAGATAGAGCGTGTCCCCAACGTCGACGCCCATCTCCTGCAGAACGTCGTCGGGTAGGCGAATAGCACCGTCGCCGTCCCAGTCCTCAATCACTACATGATTCCGCATCTCGACCTCAGGCAGCGGCTGAATGAAGCGTCCGCAGGGGGAGGCAACGGCGAGCCGATGCCAACGAAGTCCCGCGGCGCAGGTCGACAGAATAGCAAAAAGCTCTGGGGCTCAGAGCGTTGTAACGACGCCCCCTCACCTCAGCCGCAGCTTCTGACATTTGAACTCGCTCCGGGCCTGCCAGGCACCATCGCCCTTAATGGGCAGAAAGTCCCGCAATACCACCGGGGAAATTCACTATCCCCATGCCGCACCCAGCTAATCCACCAGCAGCTCACTGATAGGTCATCGAGACTTCGCTCTATAGCCACCGTGGCTGCGCTGGCTTGCCGCAGGATGCCAGTGGCAGTCCCGCAAAAACCACTGAGCTGCCACATACTCTCACAGGGATCTCTTCGCCGAACTAGCC
The genomic region above belongs to Pseudomonas sp. GOM7 and contains:
- a CDS encoding Fic family protein — protein: MNDPLWIWQQPDWPHFGWQTEALAPLLRACTQAQGRLLGMLGAVGSDTEAQSSLDAMLQNILTSSAIEGEKLNVDSVRSSLAKRLGLNEAGRTTSRSEGLVELLLDATHTHQQPLDIQRLFTWHRWLFPSDDQLLAQPLRIGALRGEEPRQVVSGRIDRPTVHFEAPPRAGLEAQLADFLAWFESSRSDTGLDPFLRAGIAHFWFVTLHPFDDGNGRLTRAITDLALAQGEQQAIRFYAMSASILDDRVGYYRTLEASQKGSLDITAWLQWFLATLLKSLEQALARIDRVLAKARFWQKHRSQALSAEQIKVLNRLLDGGEAGFENGISAAQYQAVAKVSKATATRHLSDLLEKGCIERLPGGGRSTRYQIAR
- a CDS encoding HD domain-containing phosphohydrolase, giving the protein MQVNDAVALEDAMLALAMVGDLSMGQPIDQSRRTARLAQWLVQACGGNQAQVDAARQVALLRWSGCTANADGFMRLFGDDVGGRRDMLAHTLDAAGQRAMLRTTPLAVVHCEVAGEVARTLDLPAEVEVGLRHIFECFDGSGRPLGLRHPDIPEVVYPVVLAGDLEILSRVHGLEAALQWIGAQGDRRYPAALVAELTRQAADWLHALRSPEGSQATSGAAVALTLVGDVIDLKLPWLAGHSRQAASLVRDAGWLWGLPEPRIELLAKAALIHGLGRAAVPNRIWSTPGPLLDGDLESVRLVPYWTHRACSQIGGLSEVGQLAAHAYERLDGSGYFRSLSGDALGAEHRLLSAALAWQALRSERPWRAAFSDGQAARLLQDEAEQGRFDPRACQAVINAAHGEQAPLASKPGNGLLSERETQILQRISSGASNKEVARDLGISPSTVRTHVESVFRKLQCSTRAAATLKALTLGVI
- a CDS encoding AbrB/MazE/SpoVT family DNA-binding domain-containing protein, coding for MRNHVVIEDWDGDGAIRLPDDVLQEMGVDVGDTLYLLEEYVGTTRCLVLSKTPRIPDRVDELVGHWESFDKVSAETNAKDE
- a CDS encoding alpha/beta fold hydrolase, with product MFNAKPLILALAIASPLFTASSQAAESKASVVIVHGAFADGSDWAKVVPLLQNKGIKVTVVQNPLTSLADDVAATQRVLNNQEGDVVLVGHSWGGTVISQAGADEKVRSLVYVAAFAPNVGQASKELYEGYRTAPGSSQIAADKNGFLYLTPQGMATDFAQDLPAEQTAVMAATQGPIRAAAFDERTSVAAWQQKPSWYIVASDDRMIVPEMQRDFAKKIGAQTTELAASHVPQQSRPADVAKVIIQAVEKTQAAR